In one Pseudomonas sp. 31-12 genomic region, the following are encoded:
- the rimP gene encoding ribosome maturation factor RimP produces the protein MSSKLEELQALLAPVVVALGYECWGIEFSAQGRHSMLRVYIDKEGGVLVDDCAIVSRQISGVLDVEDPIAVEYTLEVSSPGMERPLFTIEQFAKFAGEQVKIKLRSPFEGRRNFQGLLRGVEEQDVVVQVEDHEFLLPIDMIDKANIIPSFD, from the coding sequence GTGTCGAGCAAGCTAGAAGAGTTGCAGGCCTTGTTGGCCCCGGTGGTCGTGGCCCTGGGCTATGAATGCTGGGGTATTGAGTTTTCGGCTCAAGGTCGCCACTCAATGTTGCGCGTTTATATTGATAAAGAGGGCGGTGTGCTGGTGGACGATTGTGCCATCGTCAGCCGTCAGATCAGCGGTGTCCTGGATGTTGAAGATCCAATCGCCGTTGAATACACCCTTGAAGTTTCCTCGCCTGGCATGGAACGCCCACTGTTCACTATTGAGCAGTTTGCAAAATTTGCCGGTGAACAAGTGAAGATCAAGCTGCGCTCGCCTTTTGAAGGACGACGCAACTTTCAGGGCCTTCTGCGCGGTGTAGAAGAGCAGGACGTCGTGGTGCAGGTAGAAGACCATGAGTTCCTGTTGCCGATCGATATGATCGACAAGGCCAACATTATTCCCAGTTTTGACTGA
- the nusA gene encoding transcription termination factor NusA has translation MSKEVLLVVESVSNEKGVPANVIFEALELALATATKKRFEDEVDLRVEINRHTGAYETFRRWTVVEEADLDDPAIETWPSKVAETHPGAQVGDVVEEKIESIEFGRIAAQTAKQVIVQKVREAERAQVVDAYRERLGEIISGTVKKVTRDNVIVDLGNNAEALLAREDIISRETFRVGVRLRALLKEIRTENRGPQLILSRTAPEMLIELFRIEVPEIAEGLIEVMAASRDPGSRAKIAVRSKDKRIDPQGACIGMRGSRVQAVSGELGGERVDIVLWDDNPAQFVINAMSPAEVAAIIVDEDAHAMDIAVGADNLAQAIGRGGQNVRLASQLTGWTLNVMTESDIQAKQQAETGDILRNFIDELEVDEDLAQVLVDEGFTSLEEIAYVPLEEMLNIDGFDEETVNELRARAKDRLLTKAIATEEKLADAHPAEDLLSLEGMDKDLAMELAVRGVITREDLAEQSIDDLLDIDGIDDDRAGKLIMAARAHWFE, from the coding sequence ATGAGCAAAGAAGTACTGCTGGTTGTTGAGTCGGTATCCAATGAAAAGGGCGTACCGGCAAACGTAATTTTTGAAGCGCTGGAGCTGGCTCTGGCCACTGCTACCAAAAAGCGTTTCGAGGACGAAGTCGATCTGCGTGTGGAAATCAATCGCCACACCGGTGCTTACGAGACCTTCCGTCGCTGGACGGTCGTCGAAGAAGCAGACCTGGATGATCCGGCCATCGAAACCTGGCCGAGCAAGGTTGCGGAAACGCACCCGGGTGCCCAGGTAGGTGATGTAGTCGAAGAGAAAATCGAATCCATCGAGTTCGGCCGCATTGCTGCACAGACTGCCAAGCAAGTCATCGTGCAGAAAGTTCGCGAAGCCGAGCGCGCTCAAGTCGTTGATGCCTATCGCGAGCGCCTGGGGGAAATCATCTCCGGCACCGTGAAGAAAGTCACCCGCGACAACGTGATCGTCGACCTGGGCAACAACGCTGAAGCGTTGCTGGCTCGTGAAGACATCATTTCTCGCGAAACCTTCCGGGTTGGCGTGCGTTTGCGTGCGCTGCTCAAGGAAATCCGCACCGAGAACCGCGGCCCGCAGCTGATCCTGTCGCGTACCGCGCCGGAAATGCTGATCGAGTTGTTCCGCATCGAAGTGCCGGAAATCGCTGAAGGCCTGATCGAAGTAATGGCTGCGTCCCGTGATCCGGGTTCGCGCGCCAAGATCGCGGTCCGCTCGAAAGACAAACGTATCGACCCGCAAGGCGCTTGCATCGGTATGCGCGGTTCGCGCGTCCAGGCAGTGTCGGGTGAGTTGGGCGGTGAGCGTGTTGATATCGTCCTGTGGGACGATAACCCGGCTCAGTTCGTAATCAACGCCATGTCCCCGGCTGAGGTTGCGGCAATTATCGTTGACGAAGATGCCCATGCAATGGACATCGCCGTTGGCGCAGACAATCTGGCTCAGGCCATCGGTCGCGGTGGTCAGAACGTGCGTCTGGCTAGCCAATTGACTGGCTGGACCCTGAACGTGATGACCGAATCGGACATCCAGGCTAAGCAGCAAGCAGAAACCGGCGACATCCTGCGCAACTTCATCGACGAGCTGGAAGTCGACGAAGACCTGGCACAGGTGCTGGTAGATGAAGGCTTCACCAGCCTGGAAGAGATTGCCTACGTACCGTTGGAAGAAATGCTCAACATCGACGGCTTTGACGAAGAAACCGTCAACGAGCTTCGCGCTCGCGCCAAGGATCGTTTGTTGACCAAAGCCATCGCTACTGAGGAAAAGCTGGCAGACGCCCATCCGGCCGAAGACCTGCTCTCGCTTGAGGGTATGGACAAGGATCTGGCGATGGAACTGGCGGTGCGCGGCGTAATTACCCGCGAAGACCTGGCCGAGCAGTCTATTGACGATCTGCTCGACATCGACGGCATTGACGATGATCGTGCCGGCAAGTTGATCATGGCCGCCCGAGCCCACTGGTTCGAGTAA
- the infB gene encoding translation initiation factor IF-2 encodes MTQVTVKQLADEVKTPVERLLQQMREAGLPHTAAEEHVTDSEKQSLLTHLKSSHKAKVEEPRKITLQRKTTSTLRVAGSKSISVEVRKKKVFVQRSPEEIEAERKRELDERRAVENAARQKAEEEAKRRAEEEARRQPAAAQSATNDAVAAPAAVAEPVRESAPVVAAAPAPSADVRNKQNEQRRPDKPRADDNNRRGSGDGERKNAPHRASVKEKAPAPRVAPRTTDEESDGFRRGGRGKAKLKKRNAHGFQNPTGPVVRDVQIGETITVGDLAQQMSVKAAEIIKFMFKLGTPATINQVLDQETAQLVAEELGHKVTLVSDTALEDSLAESLKFEGESFSRAPVVTVMGHVDHGKTSLLDYIRRAKVAAGEAGGITQHIGAYHVETDRGMVTFLDTPGHAAFTAMRARGAKATDIVILVVAADDGVMPQTIEAVQHAKAAGVPLVVAVNKIDKPGADLDRIRSELSVHGVTSEEWGGDTPFVSVSAKVGTGVDELLEAVLLQAEVLELKATPSAPGRGVVVESRLDKGRGPVATVLVQDGTLRQGDMVLVGSNYGRVRAMLDENGKPIKEAGPSIPVEILGLDGTPDAGDEMSVLSDEKKAREVALFRQGKFREVKLARAHAGKLENIFENMGQAEKKTLNIVLKSDVRGSLEALNGALNGLGNDEVQVRVVGGGVGGITESDANLALASNAVLFGFNVRADAGARKIVEQEGLDMRYYNVIYDIIEDVKKALTGMLGSDVRENILGTAEVRDVFRSPKFGAIAGCMVIEGVVHRNRPIRVLREDIVIFEGELESLRRFKDDASEVRAGMECGIGVKSYNDVKVGDKIEVFEKVQVARSL; translated from the coding sequence ATGACGCAAGTCACGGTGAAACAACTGGCCGATGAGGTCAAAACACCGGTAGAGCGCCTGTTGCAGCAGATGCGTGAGGCAGGTCTGCCGCACACCGCCGCCGAAGAACATGTGACTGACAGTGAGAAGCAATCTTTGCTGACTCACTTGAAAAGCAGCCACAAGGCGAAAGTGGAAGAACCACGCAAGATCACACTGCAGCGTAAAACCACCAGCACCCTGCGTGTTGCTGGCAGCAAAAGCATCAGTGTTGAAGTCCGTAAAAAGAAAGTTTTCGTACAGCGCAGCCCGGAAGAAATCGAAGCCGAGCGCAAACGCGAACTGGACGAACGTCGCGCAGTAGAAAATGCTGCTCGTCAGAAGGCTGAAGAAGAAGCCAAGCGTCGCGCCGAAGAAGAAGCGCGTCGCCAGCCTGCTGCTGCGCAATCCGCTACTAACGACGCCGTTGCAGCGCCTGCTGCAGTTGCCGAACCAGTACGCGAAAGCGCACCGGTTGTAGCCGCTGCTCCAGCTCCGTCTGCTGACGTTCGCAACAAGCAGAACGAACAGCGCCGTCCGGACAAACCACGTGCCGACGATAACAATCGTCGTGGCAGTGGCGATGGTGAGCGCAAAAACGCTCCACATCGTGCTTCGGTTAAAGAGAAAGCGCCTGCTCCACGTGTTGCGCCACGTACTACCGACGAAGAAAGCGATGGCTTCCGTCGTGGTGGTCGCGGCAAGGCCAAGCTGAAGAAACGCAACGCTCACGGTTTCCAGAACCCAACCGGTCCTGTTGTGCGTGATGTGCAGATCGGCGAGACCATCACTGTTGGCGATCTCGCCCAGCAGATGTCGGTCAAGGCTGCTGAAATCATCAAGTTCATGTTCAAACTGGGTACCCCAGCGACCATCAACCAGGTACTGGATCAGGAAACTGCCCAACTGGTTGCTGAAGAGCTGGGCCACAAAGTGACCCTGGTTAGTGACACTGCCCTGGAAGATTCCCTGGCCGAGTCCCTGAAGTTTGAAGGTGAGTCGTTCTCCCGTGCACCGGTTGTGACCGTAATGGGCCACGTTGACCACGGTAAGACCTCGCTGCTCGACTACATCCGTCGTGCCAAGGTAGCTGCTGGCGAAGCCGGCGGTATCACCCAGCACATCGGTGCGTACCACGTTGAAACTGATCGCGGCATGGTCACTTTCCTTGATACCCCGGGTCACGCTGCGTTTACCGCAATGCGTGCCCGTGGTGCCAAGGCGACTGACATCGTGATCCTGGTAGTTGCAGCGGACGACGGCGTGATGCCGCAGACCATTGAAGCTGTCCAGCACGCCAAGGCCGCCGGTGTTCCACTGGTAGTTGCTGTGAACAAAATCGACAAGCCGGGCGCCGATCTCGATCGCATCCGTAGCGAACTGTCGGTTCACGGCGTGACTTCTGAAGAGTGGGGCGGCGACACCCCGTTCGTATCGGTTTCGGCGAAAGTCGGTACCGGCGTGGACGAGTTGCTCGAAGCTGTTCTGCTGCAAGCCGAAGTTTTGGAACTGAAAGCGACGCCTTCGGCTCCTGGCCGTGGTGTTGTAGTTGAATCGCGTCTCGACAAAGGTCGTGGCCCGGTTGCAACCGTTCTGGTTCAAGACGGTACCCTGCGCCAAGGCGACATGGTGCTGGTCGGTTCGAACTACGGCCGTGTACGTGCCATGCTCGACGAGAACGGCAAGCCAATCAAAGAAGCCGGTCCTTCCATCCCTGTCGAGATTCTCGGCCTGGACGGTACCCCGGACGCTGGCGACGAGATGAGCGTGCTGTCGGACGAGAAGAAAGCCCGTGAAGTGGCTCTGTTCCGTCAAGGCAAGTTCCGCGAAGTCAAACTGGCCCGTGCTCACGCCGGCAAGCTTGAAAACATCTTCGAAAACATGGGCCAGGCAGAGAAGAAGACGCTTAACATCGTCCTCAAATCCGACGTCCGTGGTTCGCTGGAAGCGTTGAACGGCGCCTTGAACGGCCTGGGTAACGACGAAGTGCAAGTGCGTGTTGTCGGTGGCGGCGTCGGTGGTATCACCGAGTCCGACGCTAACCTGGCACTGGCCTCCAACGCTGTACTGTTCGGCTTCAACGTGCGTGCCGATGCTGGCGCTCGCAAGATCGTCGAGCAGGAAGGTCTGGATATGCGTTACTACAACGTGATCTACGACATCATCGAAGACGTCAAGAAAGCCCTCACCGGTATGCTGGGCAGCGATGTTCGCGAGAACATCCTGGGTACCGCTGAAGTGCGTGACGTGTTCCGTTCGCCGAAGTTTGGCGCGATCGCCGGTTGCATGGTTATCGAAGGTGTTGTTCACCGTAACCGTCCAATCCGTGTACTGCGTGAAGACATCGTTATCTTCGAAGGCGAGCTGGAATCCCTGCGCCGCTTCAAGGATGACGCTTCCGAAGTACGTGCCGGCATGGAATGCGGTATCGGTGTGAAGAGCTACAACGACGTCAAAGTCGGTGACAAGATCGAAGTCTTCGAGAAGGTTCAGGTTGCTCGCAGCCTCTAA
- the rbfA gene encoding 30S ribosome-binding factor RbfA — protein MAKEYSRTQRIGDQMQRELAQLIRREVKDPRVGLVTITAVEVSRDVGHAKIFITVMGQDNAEDIAQSIKVLNSAAGFLRMQLAREMKLRSVPQLHFHYDESVVRGAHLSALIERAVAEDNQHPVAAEPEDAKE, from the coding sequence ATGGCAAAAGAATACAGCCGTACCCAACGTATCGGCGATCAGATGCAGCGTGAGCTGGCACAGCTGATCCGTCGTGAAGTCAAAGACCCGCGCGTCGGCTTGGTCACCATTACCGCTGTTGAAGTCAGCCGTGACGTCGGTCACGCCAAGATCTTCATCACCGTGATGGGGCAGGACAACGCCGAAGACATCGCACAAAGCATCAAGGTGCTCAACTCCGCCGCCGGTTTCCTGCGTATGCAGTTAGCTCGCGAAATGAAGTTGCGCAGCGTTCCTCAGCTGCACTTCCACTACGACGAAAGCGTCGTGCGTGGAGCGCATCTGTCGGCCCTGATCGAGCGTGCGGTGGCTGAAGACAATCAGCACCCGGTAGCGGCTGAACCCGAAGACGCCAAGGAGTAA
- the truB gene encoding tRNA pseudouridine(55) synthase TruB — MAQVKRIRRNVSGIILLDKPLGFTSNAALQKVRWLLNAEKAGHTGSLDPLATGVLPLCFGEATKFSQYLLDSDKGYETVAQLGKTTTTADAEGEVLQERPVTVGRADVEAVLPNFRGQISQIPPMYSALKRDGQPLYKLARAGEVVEREPRSVTIARLELLAFEGDTARLAVDCSKGTYIRTLVEDIGEQLGCGAYVAELRRTQAGPFTLAQTVTLEELEAVHAEGGNEAVDRFLMPSDSGLLDWPLLQFSEHSSFYWLNGQPVRAPDAPKFGMVRVQDHNGRFIGIGEVSEDGRIAPRRLIRSE, encoded by the coding sequence GTGGCTCAGGTCAAACGTATCCGTCGTAACGTCAGCGGTATCATTCTGCTCGACAAGCCGTTGGGGTTTACCTCCAATGCCGCGTTGCAGAAGGTTCGCTGGTTGCTGAACGCCGAGAAGGCCGGACACACCGGCAGTCTCGATCCGCTGGCCACCGGCGTGTTGCCGTTGTGCTTCGGTGAGGCCACCAAGTTTTCGCAATACCTGCTCGATTCCGACAAGGGTTATGAAACCGTGGCGCAACTGGGCAAGACCACCACCACGGCCGATGCCGAGGGTGAAGTTTTGCAGGAACGCCCGGTGACCGTTGGTCGCGCCGATGTCGAAGCTGTATTGCCGAATTTTCGCGGGCAAATCAGTCAGATACCGCCGATGTACTCGGCGCTCAAGCGTGATGGCCAGCCGCTGTACAAGCTGGCCCGTGCAGGCGAAGTAGTGGAGCGCGAACCGCGTTCTGTTACTATTGCGCGCTTGGAATTGCTGGCCTTTGAGGGTGATACTGCGCGGCTTGCGGTGGATTGCAGCAAAGGCACCTATATTCGCACCCTGGTGGAGGATATCGGTGAGCAACTCGGTTGTGGCGCTTACGTGGCTGAATTGCGACGTACCCAGGCCGGGCCTTTCACGCTGGCGCAGACGGTCACGCTTGAAGAGTTGGAAGCAGTACATGCCGAAGGCGGCAACGAAGCGGTCGACCGCTTCCTGATGCCATCGGACAGCGGCCTGCTGGATTGGCCGCTGTTGCAGTTCTCGGAGCACAGCTCGTTCTACTGGCTTAACGGCCAACCGGTACGAGCCCCGGATGCACCGAAGTTCGGCATGGTACGGGTACAGGATCACAACGGTCGCTTCATCGGTATCGGTGAAGTGAGCGAAGACGGGCGCATCGCGCCGCGTCGACTGATTCGGTCAGAATGA